In Calliopsis andreniformis isolate RMS-2024a chromosome 6, iyCalAndr_principal, whole genome shotgun sequence, a single genomic region encodes these proteins:
- the Hnf4 gene encoding hepatocyte nuclear factor 4 isoform X2 produces the protein MGLADADLSMGAGAAGGSVLGLPGSGVGGVLSQHCAICGDRATGKHYGAASCDGCKGFFRRSVRKNHLYTCRFSRNCVVDKDKRNQCRYCRLRKCFKAGMKKEAVQNERDRISCRRPSYEEQTNNGSGLSVVSLLQAEMLSRQVGAALELGSSSSDIDLSTKQIANINDVCDSMKQQLLILVEWAKYIPAFSELTLDDQVALLRAHAGEHLLLGVARRSMQLKDVLLLGNNCIITKNCPEGRNQDLDISKVGVRVMDELVKPLNEVQIDDTEFACLKAIVFFDPNAKGLSEPQRIKQLRYQIQINLEDYISDRQYDSRGRFGEILLTLPALQSISWQMIEQIQFVRLFGVAHIDNLLQEMLLGGATAEVNGAVTPIPISNASGSYVSSNESPSSPLTPANAPPLSPQDHMLGGGSPVMILRDLTPIQNQEDVTSVAGFRLFKQEPSLESESTF, from the exons ACGCCGATCTTAGCATGGGCGCAGGTGCAGCAGGAGGTTCGGTCCTAGGTCTACCAGGATCGGGCGTGGGTGGTGTGTTGTCCCAGCATTGCGCGATTTGTGGCGATCGCGCAACAGGAAAACACTATGGCGCTGCATCCTGCGACGGCTGTAAAGGGTTCTTTCGGCGATCAGTCAGGAAGAACCATCTCTACACTTGTAG ATTTAGTAGGAACTGTGTAGTAGATAAGGACAAGAGGAACCAGTGCAggtattgcagattaaggaaatGTTTCAAGGCTGGCATGAAAAAAGAAG CTGTTCAAAATGAAAGGGATCGGATAAGCTGCAGAAGGCCAAGTTACGAGGAGCAAACGAATAACGGAAGCGGCCTTTCCGTGGTTTCTCTTCTTCAAGCCGAAATGCTCAGCAGACAAGTTGGTGCAGCGCTCGAG CTAGGCAGTTCGAGTAGCGATATCGATCTGAGCACGAAGCAGATCGCCAACATAAACGACGTCTGCGACAGCATGAAGCAGCAACTTTTGATCCTGGTCGAATGGGCTAAATATATACCCGCATTTAGCGAACTGACCCTTGACGACCAGGTTGCCCTACTAAGGGCGCACGCAGGGGAACACCTTCTCTTAGGGGTTGCCAGGCGCAGCATGCAGCTGAAGGATGTCCTTCTACTTGGCAACAATTGCATCATTACGAAAAACTGTCCTG AGGGTCGCAATCAGGATCTGGATATCAGCAAGGTTGGTGTCAGGGTAATGGATGAGCTGGTGAAGCCTCTTAATGAGGTACAGATCGACGACACCGAATTCGCTTGCCTCAAAGCCATCGTCTTTTTTGATCCCA ATGCAAAAGGCCTGAGCGAGCCACAGCGAATCAAACAACTGCGTTACCAGATCCAGATCAACCTGGAGGACTACATAAGCGATCGGCAGTACGACAGTCGTGGTCGTTTCGGCGAGATTCTTTTGACTCTGCCTGCTCTGCAGTCCATTTCCTGGCAAATGATCGAGCAAATACAATTTGTGCGGCTGTTCGGCGTCGCACATATTGACAACCTGTTACAAGAGATGCTGTTGGGTGGTGCCACAGCGGAAGTGAACGGTGCTGTGACGCCTATCCCGATCTCAAACGCGTCTGGTAGTTATGTGAGCAGCAACGAGAGCCCCAGTAGTCCTCTGACGCCAGCCAATGCGCCCCCTTTGAGTCCACAGGATCACATGCTGGGTGGCGGAAGTCCTGTTATGATATTGAGGGATCTCACACCGATTCAGAATCAAGAGGACGTGACCAGTGTAGCTGGATTCAGGCTGTTCAAGCAAGAGCCTAGTCTTGAGAGCGAATCAACGTTCTAA
- the Hnf4 gene encoding hepatocyte nuclear factor 4 isoform X1 produces the protein MRFDDRLFEVLDADLSMGAGAAGGSVLGLPGSGVGGVLSQHCAICGDRATGKHYGAASCDGCKGFFRRSVRKNHLYTCRFSRNCVVDKDKRNQCRYCRLRKCFKAGMKKEAVQNERDRISCRRPSYEEQTNNGSGLSVVSLLQAEMLSRQVGAALELGSSSSDIDLSTKQIANINDVCDSMKQQLLILVEWAKYIPAFSELTLDDQVALLRAHAGEHLLLGVARRSMQLKDVLLLGNNCIITKNCPEGRNQDLDISKVGVRVMDELVKPLNEVQIDDTEFACLKAIVFFDPNAKGLSEPQRIKQLRYQIQINLEDYISDRQYDSRGRFGEILLTLPALQSISWQMIEQIQFVRLFGVAHIDNLLQEMLLGGATAEVNGAVTPIPISNASGSYVSSNESPSSPLTPANAPPLSPQDHMLGGGSPVMILRDLTPIQNQEDVTSVAGFRLFKQEPSLESESTF, from the exons ACGCCGATCTTAGCATGGGCGCAGGTGCAGCAGGAGGTTCGGTCCTAGGTCTACCAGGATCGGGCGTGGGTGGTGTGTTGTCCCAGCATTGCGCGATTTGTGGCGATCGCGCAACAGGAAAACACTATGGCGCTGCATCCTGCGACGGCTGTAAAGGGTTCTTTCGGCGATCAGTCAGGAAGAACCATCTCTACACTTGTAG ATTTAGTAGGAACTGTGTAGTAGATAAGGACAAGAGGAACCAGTGCAggtattgcagattaaggaaatGTTTCAAGGCTGGCATGAAAAAAGAAG CTGTTCAAAATGAAAGGGATCGGATAAGCTGCAGAAGGCCAAGTTACGAGGAGCAAACGAATAACGGAAGCGGCCTTTCCGTGGTTTCTCTTCTTCAAGCCGAAATGCTCAGCAGACAAGTTGGTGCAGCGCTCGAG CTAGGCAGTTCGAGTAGCGATATCGATCTGAGCACGAAGCAGATCGCCAACATAAACGACGTCTGCGACAGCATGAAGCAGCAACTTTTGATCCTGGTCGAATGGGCTAAATATATACCCGCATTTAGCGAACTGACCCTTGACGACCAGGTTGCCCTACTAAGGGCGCACGCAGGGGAACACCTTCTCTTAGGGGTTGCCAGGCGCAGCATGCAGCTGAAGGATGTCCTTCTACTTGGCAACAATTGCATCATTACGAAAAACTGTCCTG AGGGTCGCAATCAGGATCTGGATATCAGCAAGGTTGGTGTCAGGGTAATGGATGAGCTGGTGAAGCCTCTTAATGAGGTACAGATCGACGACACCGAATTCGCTTGCCTCAAAGCCATCGTCTTTTTTGATCCCA ATGCAAAAGGCCTGAGCGAGCCACAGCGAATCAAACAACTGCGTTACCAGATCCAGATCAACCTGGAGGACTACATAAGCGATCGGCAGTACGACAGTCGTGGTCGTTTCGGCGAGATTCTTTTGACTCTGCCTGCTCTGCAGTCCATTTCCTGGCAAATGATCGAGCAAATACAATTTGTGCGGCTGTTCGGCGTCGCACATATTGACAACCTGTTACAAGAGATGCTGTTGGGTGGTGCCACAGCGGAAGTGAACGGTGCTGTGACGCCTATCCCGATCTCAAACGCGTCTGGTAGTTATGTGAGCAGCAACGAGAGCCCCAGTAGTCCTCTGACGCCAGCCAATGCGCCCCCTTTGAGTCCACAGGATCACATGCTGGGTGGCGGAAGTCCTGTTATGATATTGAGGGATCTCACACCGATTCAGAATCAAGAGGACGTGACCAGTGTAGCTGGATTCAGGCTGTTCAAGCAAGAGCCTAGTCTTGAGAGCGAATCAACGTTCTAA